TCAGCGACGGTCGCGTTTCCGGGCGTCGTGGCTGCACAGTACCTGCCGGCGCGGGGGGACGCGTGGGAGACGCGCACTCCCGAGCAGGTGGGGATGAGCGCCGAGGGGGTCCGGGCGGCCATCGACTACGCGCTCGAGCACGAGACGAGCCAGGCGCGCGACCGGGAGTTCCAGCACAGCCGGAGCTTCGGGCGCGAGCCCCTCGGGGAGGGAATCGGACCCTTCAACGTGCGGGGCGGACCGGCCGGGATGATCGTGCGCCACGGCTACATCGTCGCGGAGTGGGGAGACACGAGGCGCGTCGACATGACGTACAGCGTGACGAAGTCCTTCCTCTCGACGTCCGTGGGACTCGCGTGGGACGAGGGGCTCATCGGCTCGCTCGATGACACGGTGCGCGAGTACATGGCCCCGATCGATGTGCCTCCGGGCGACGGGGAGCCCGGCGTCGACCGCATCGGCTTCGGGAAGCCCGATCCGACGACGATGTTCGAGTCCGAGCACAACCGCACGATCACGTGGGACGACCTCCTGAGGCAGACCTCCGACTGGGAAGGCACGCTGTGGGGCAAGCCGGACTGGGCGGACCGTCCGAGCGGCGACCCCTCGACCTGGATGACGCGGAAGCGCCATCCCTCGGGGACCGTGTACGAGTACAACGACACCCGCGTAAACCTCCTCGCGCTCGCCGCGATGAGCGTGCTGCGGCGCCCGTTGCCCGAGGTCCTGCACGAGCGCGTGATGGGACCGATCGGCGCCTCTCCGACCTAGCGCTGGAACGGCTACGAGAACTCCTGGGTCACGATCGACGGGCTTCGCGTGCAGTCGGTGAGCGGCGGCGGCCACTGGGGCGGCGGCATGTTCATCAGCGCCCGCGACCAGGCGCGCTTCGGCCTCTTCACCCTGCGGCGCGGGACGTGGGGGGACCGGCAACTCCTCTCCAAGGAGTGGTTCGACCTCGCGACGACGCCCGGCCCGGCGAACGGCTCCTACGGGCACATGAACTTCATGCTCAACGTCGCGGACGAGGAGGGGAACAAGCGCTATCCGAGCGCGCCGGCGGAAGCGTGGGCCCACCTCGGGAACGGCACGAACATGATCTACTGCGATCCGGTGAACGACATCGTCGTGGTGGCCCGCTGGATCCCCGGCGGTGCGATCGACGGGCTCCTCGACCTCGTCATCGGCTCCATCGACGACACGGCCGCGGCCTCATCCGGATCGCGCTGAACCAAATCGAAGTCAGCCCCCTGCGGCAGGTAGACGCTGAGGGCCGATCCGATTAGATTGCCCGCACGGCGCGTCGCCTCTTTCGGCGGCGCGTTTCGTGTCTGCGCCCGTAGCTCAGCCTGGATAGAGCGCTTGCCTCCGGAGCAAGAGGTCACAGGTTCGAATCCTGTCGGGCGCACTCGTCCCGGCCGGGCCAGCAGCAACCGGTTCGTGGGGGCGACTCCCCGAATCCGAGGGTTCAGGGGCGCAGGCTCGGGTGGCGGAACTGGCAGACGCGCAGGATTCAGGATCCTGTGGGATTAAACTCCCGTGGGGGTTCGACTCCCCCCCCGAGCATCACCGGCCCAGGTGGCGGAACTGGCAGACGCGCTAGCTTGAGGGGCTAGTGTCCTTTTACGGACGTGGAGGTTCGAATCCTCTCCTGGGCATGACGGCATGGGCTCCGGCCCTCGCCGACGACATCGCCGGTCGCGGGACGGCCGGCTCCGAGCGCCCGTAGCTCAACTGGATAGAGCACCTGACTACGGATCAGGAGGTTGGGGATTCGAATTCTCCCGGGCGCACTCTCTCCTTCCTTCGGGCGTCGAGACTGCGCCCGCGAGAATTCGGGTGCTCGTGGAGCTTCGCTCCCCTTCGCTGGCCAAATTCTCCCGGGTCAACCGAAAGGCCTCCCGGGCACTTCCTTTTTTTGCTCAGGTGCCGGGGGGCATGGTCGGAGGGCTCGCGGGGGGCTTCGCCCGCTCGCCGCCATGGGGCTGCCGGGCGATCGAGTTGCGGGCTCTCGACCGGCTTCGACGCTTTTCCAAGAACGGAGTGCCACGCATGCGGGTCAGGTTGGCTGAGCCAGTAGATGTGGATCGGTTGCTGGAACTTATGCGCGGGCTCGCGCGGTTCGAGGAGTACATCGACGACTTCGCGGTGACGCGGGAGAGCGTTCTCGAGCATGGGTTCGGGGAGGGGCGG
This window of the Candidatus Palauibacter polyketidifaciens genome carries:
- a CDS encoding serine hydrolase, with the protein product MRGMIRARGGALWAGLLAVSATVAFPGVVAAQYLPARGDAWETRTPEQVGMSAEGVRAAIDYALEHETSQARDREFQHSRSFGREPLGEGIGPFNVRGGPAGMIVRHGYIVAEWGDTRRVDMTYSVTKSFLSTSVGLAWDEGLIGSLDDTVREYMAPIDVPPGDGEPGVDRIGFGKPDPTTMFESEHNRTITWDDLLRQTSDWEGTLWGKPDWADRPSGDPSTWMTRKRHPSGTVYEYNDTRVNLLALAAMSVLRRPLPEVLHERVMGPIGASPT